A stretch of DNA from Bacillales bacterium:
TCATTGTATCATACCCGAATTCAGGGGACATTTTTTTTGAAAAAATCGTTTACGGGACTTGAAAAAATCTTTCGGATTGATTATGATAAGAATTGCGTTAGCACTCGGTTTAGGTGAGTGCTAATAATACCGGATAAATGAGTTTAAGGAGGGTGTTTCAGTTGTTAAAGCCGCTAGGTGATCGCATTATCATCCAACCTGTTGAAAAGGAAGAGAAAACTTCGAGCGGAATCGTGTTGCCTGAATCCGCCAAAGAAAAACCGCAGGAAGGCCGCGTCGTTGCGGTCGGAACGGGTCGCTTGACCGACAAAGGTGAACGTGTCGCGCTGG
This window harbors:
- the groES gene encoding co-chaperone GroES codes for the protein MLKPLGDRIIIQPVEKEEKTSSGIVLPESAKEKPQEGRVVAVGTGRLTDKGERVALEVTEGSSVIFSKYAGTEVKYDGQEYLILREDDVLAVIG